A single window of Spirochaetota bacterium DNA harbors:
- a CDS encoding isocitrate/isopropylmalate dehydrogenase family protein: MSYKIALYPGDGVGPEVIAEARRVLEALPVSFDFTIFDWNCGLYASTGRCAPEDYLDRLTPFDAILLGALGDAAKAPDHIAVEPLLAMRKGFDQYVNIRPAVLFEGVDCPLKNVKPGEIDMVVIRENTEGEYTSLGGRHYVGTPHEAAMQVNYFTRMGTERIIRYAFETARKRERRHVTSITKSNALKYSMVFWDAVLADVAKDYPDVTCISMLVDAAAMNFVRSPRIFDVVVSSNLFGDILTDIAAIIVGGMGFAGSANINPTRKYPSMFEPVHGSAPDIAGTGKANPIAAVLSAAMLCEFLGEVDCAERVRTAVRTHLAEGNVRTPDRGGSDSASAVGDDIVKKL; encoded by the coding sequence ATGTCATATAAAATCGCTTTGTATCCCGGAGACGGGGTCGGCCCCGAGGTCATCGCCGAGGCACGCAGGGTGCTCGAGGCCCTTCCGGTTTCCTTCGATTTCACGATTTTCGACTGGAACTGCGGCCTTTACGCCTCGACCGGCAGATGCGCCCCCGAAGACTATCTCGACCGCCTCACGCCCTTTGACGCAATACTCCTCGGGGCCCTCGGAGACGCGGCGAAGGCTCCCGACCATATCGCCGTCGAGCCGCTTCTGGCCATGCGCAAGGGCTTCGACCAGTATGTGAACATCAGGCCCGCCGTGCTCTTCGAAGGCGTTGACTGCCCGCTGAAAAACGTAAAGCCCGGCGAAATCGACATGGTCGTCATCCGCGAGAACACCGAGGGCGAGTATACCAGCCTCGGCGGCCGTCACTACGTGGGAACGCCGCACGAAGCGGCGATGCAGGTCAATTATTTCACGCGAATGGGGACCGAGCGAATCATACGCTACGCCTTCGAAACCGCGCGCAAACGCGAGCGCAGGCACGTTACCAGCATCACCAAATCAAACGCCCTGAAATACAGCATGGTGTTCTGGGACGCGGTGCTCGCCGACGTCGCAAAGGATTATCCCGACGTAACATGCATCTCCATGCTCGTGGACGCGGCAGCCATGAACTTCGTGCGATCACCGCGCATCTTCGACGTGGTAGTAAGCTCAAACCTTTTCGGAGACATCCTCACCGACATAGCGGCGATCATAGTCGGCGGGATGGGTTTTGCGGGAAGCGCGAACATCAATCCGACGCGCAAATACCCATCCATGTTCGAGCCGGTGCACGGCTCCGCGCCGGATATCGCAGGCACCGGCAAGGCGAACCCCATAGCGGCGGTCCTCTCCGCCGCCATGCTGTGCGAGTTCCTGGGAGAGGTGGACTGCGCCGAACGCGTTCGCACCGCCGTGCGAACACATCTGGCGGAGGGAAATGTACGGACTCCGGACCGCGGCGGCTCGGACTCCGCCTCCGCGGTCGGCGACGATATTGTTAAAAAACTATAG